The following nucleotide sequence is from Pseudonocardia sp. C8.
GCTGGTTCGACGCCGTCATCGGCCGGTACGCGGCCCGGGTCAACGGGATCACCGACTTCTTCCTGACCAAGCTCGACGTGCTGTCCGGCCTGGAGACCGTGCCGATCTGCGTCGGGTACGAGGTCGACGGGCACCGGGTCGACGAGATGCCGATGACCCAGACCGGGTTCCACCACGCCGTCCCGGTGTACGAGGAGATGCCCGGCTGGTTCGAGGACCTCTCCGGGGCCCGGGCCTGGTCCGACCTGCCGGACGCGGCGCGGGCCTACGTCGAGCGGATCGAGGAGCTCACCGGGGCGCCGGTGTCGGCGATCGGCGTCGGCCCCGGGCGGGACCAGACGATCACGCGCTGACGGCGCGGCGCCGCACACCCGTTCCGGGCGGACGCTCACGAAACCCGGGAGTGCTCGCTCGATCGGGTGAGCATCGCCGGGTCCGGTGAGCGTGTGGCGGTGGGTCGAGGTGCGCGTTGTCGCCGTGCCCGGGCCGGGGCGGGGCGCGGCCGGTGGAGCGGCTCAGGGTCGGGCCGGTTCGTCCCGCACCGGCGTCACCGCCACCGCGACCAGCGGGGCGAGCGCGGCCAGGGCGAACCCGGCGCCGTACCCGGTCACCCCGACCAGCGCACCGAGCACGACCGGGACGGCCGAGGCGAACGCGTTCTGCCCGGTGTTCTGGATCCCGAGCGCCCGCCCGGACCACGCCCGGCCGGCGAGCTCGGCGGTGCTGGTGAAGGCCAGCCCGTTGTCGGCGACGGTGACGACCGCGCCGACCGCCAGCATCGTCACCGCCAGCCACCCCGCGACGGCGTCGCCGAGCGCGAACAGCAGCAGGACGACCGCGGCCGCCACCGCGATCTGGCGCATCGGGCGCAGCCGGGACCCGACCCGGTCCGACCACCAGCCGGACCCGATCCGGCCGAACGCCCCGGCCACCTGGCCCGCCGCGACGAACGCGCCGGCCGCCGTGACCCCCCACCCCTGCTCGCGCACCAGGTACTCGGTGCCGAACGCGGCGATCGCGAACTGCGGCACGACCAGCAGCGCGGACGCGGCGTGCACCCGCCACAGCGTCGGCGTCCGGTACGGCGACGGCGCCGCGCCCGCCGGACGCGCGGTGCGCGGCGGATCCGGGGCCAGGACCAGCACGAGCAGTACGGAGGCCAGGCACAGCCCGGCGGGCAGCAGCAGCGCGGACCACGGCCCCACCGCCGCGCCCAGCGACGGCAGGGTCAACCCGGCCAGCGCGACGCCGAGCGGCTGCGCGGTCTGCCGGATCCCCATCGCGGTGCCGCGCTCGTGGGCCCCGAACCAGCCCATCACCATCCGGCCGTTGGCCGCGAACACCGAGGCCGCCCCGGCCCCGCCGAGCACGAGCAGGACCGGTGTGGCCGGACCGGGCAGCAGGGCCGCCGCGCCGACCGCCGCCGCGCACACCGCCAGCCCGGCGGCGATGACCCGCCGCTCCCCGGTGCGGTCGGCCACCGCGCCCCAGGCGATCAGCGTGAGCAGCAGCCCTGCGGTCGGGGCGCCGACGTAGGCACCGGCCCCCGCCAGCGACAGGCCGCCCGTGTCACGCAGCAGCGGGACCAGGAACGGCATCCCGTAGACGAACGAGCAGGCGGCCGTCTGGGCGAGCACGCCGACGCCGAGCACCACCCAGCGACGGCGGCTCCGCGTGACGTCAGGCGTGGTGGACACCGGCCCACGCTAGGCCGCCGTCTCAGTCCATGACCACCTGGTTCCGGATCGTGGGAACCCTCAGGCGGCGCACTCCCCGGTGTCGACCGGATCCGACGCGGTCCCGGCGGCGACGTTGAGCGCCTCCGAGACCTGCTCGGCGGTCAGCACGAAGCCGGTCTCGGAGTCGTCGAGCGCGGCACCGAACACCACGCCGACCACCCGGCCGTCCGGGGTGATCATCGGTCCGCCGGAGTTGCCGGAGCGGACCACGGCCCGGACGGTGTAGACGTCGCGGACCACGCTGCCCTGCTCGTAGATGTCCGGCCCGCGCAGCCGGATCCGCTCGCGGATCTTGCCCGGCGTCACCGTGTACGGCCCGTCCAGCGGGTACCCGACGATGATCACGTCGTCGCCGACCCGGGCCGGGTCGGGGGTGAACTGCAGCGGCTCCTCCTCCAGCGCCGGCACGTCGAGCACGGCCACGTCGACCTGCGGGTCGTAGTGGATGACCTCGGCGTCGAGCTGGCGGGTGCGCCCGCTCGCGGTGGTAACCTCGACCGTCGTGCTCGACGTCCCCGCGACGACGTGCGCGTTGGTCATCACCCGCTGCGGTGCGACGACGAACCCGGTGCCCTCCAGGGCCCGGCGGCAGGAGGTCGCCCGGCCCCGGACCTTCAGCACGCGGTCACGGACCTCGGTCACGACCGGGGACCGGGCGAGGGCCGAGTCCGGGGGCCCGACCGCGGCGACCGGAGTGCGGGAGAACGGGCTCACGACGTCCGGGAAGCCGGAGTCGTCGAGGATCTGCCGGAGCTCGGCGGGCAGCTGGCGCGCCGCGTCGGGCATCACGCCGTCGACCGCGGCGAGCACCCGGGAGTCGCGCAGCCCGGACGTCAGCGTGGCGAAGCTGGTCGACGCCAGCGGCAGCGCGATCAGCCACGCGGCCACCACCACCGCGACGGCCTGCACCCCGGCGCCGAGCGTCGAGTCCACCCGCAGCGTGCCCTCGCGCCGGATCCGGTCCCGGATGAACCGTCCGAGATAGACACCGGTGGCCTCGCCGAGCGCCACCAGCAGCACGACCGCGCCGATCCCGAGCAGCACCTTGGCCTGCTGGGACTCCACCTGGGCGGCCAGCAGCGGCGCGAGCCGCAGGCCCAGCACGGCCCCGGTCAGGACCCCGAGGAACGACAGCAGCGCCACCGCCACCCCGTGCCGCCAGCCGGACGCCGCCGCCAGCAGCGCCAGGATGACGACCAGCACGTCGACCCAGCTGATGCTCACCGGCCCACCTCGTCAGACACGTCGACGGGGTCGGTCACGCGTTCTCCTCGCAGCTCGTCACGGTCGCGGTGGTGCGCCCGGGCGGCGGCCCAGGCCTCGTCGAGGTCCTCGATCCGGGTGGCGTCCCAGGGGCGTTCCCAGCCGGACCGGTGGAGCAGGGCGGACAATAGGCCAGCGGTGAATCCCCAGATCAACAACCCCGAGGCGCGGAACGCGGGGCCGGTGTACCCGCGCGGGCCACGGACGCTGATCCGGTTCGCCGGGTCGGCCAGGTCCGTGACCGGCACCCGGATCACCCGCGCCACCTCGGCCGGATCGATCGCGCGGACCGGGGCCGGGTCGGCCCAGTGGGCGAGCACCGGTGTCACCAGGTAGCCGGTCGGCGGGATGAACAGGTCGGGGAGCACGACCAGCGGGACGACGCCGCCGGGGTCGAGCCCGGTTTCCTCCTCCGCCTCGCGCAGTGCGGCGTGCACCGGACCGGTGTCGGTCGGGTCGACCCGGCCGCCGGGGAACGCGACCTGGCCCGCGTGCGAGCGCAGCGTCGACGCGCGCTCGGTGAGCAGCACGTCCGGCCCGTGCGCGCTGTCGGCGAACAGCATGAGGACGGCGGCCCGGTGCGCCCCCGGTGCCTGCCCGGCGGGGTCCATCCGGGCCCCGAACCAGGCCGGGTCGAGCCCGAGCGCGCCCTCGACCAGCGGTTTCAGCGAGTCCGGTGCGGCGCGGGGGTCCGGCTCGGGCACGGCGGTCACCGGAGCTTCTCCACGGCCGCCGCGACGTCGTCGGCGGACCGGAACGGGATCGGCGGGGCGACGGCGGCCGGCGTGCCGTCGGCCCGGACGACGTAGCTGTACGGCAGCACCGGCGGCGTGCCCAGCGCCCCGCGCAGCTCGCCGCGCGGGTCGGCGAGTGCGGGCAGAGTGACGCCGAGTTCGGCGGCCAAGCGGAGCGCGGCGACCGGGTCGTCCTGCACGTCCACGGTCACGACGGGCACCGAGCCGGGCCGCCGGGCGTACTCGGCCAGCGCCGGCAGCTCCTCGCGGCACGGCACGCACCAGGACGCCCAGAAGTTGACCAGGGCGGGGCGGCCGGCGAGCGCCGCGCCGACGTCGACGGTCCCGTCCGCGCCCAGGCACGGCACGGTGATCCCGGCCAGCGGGCCGGCCGGCAGCGCACCGCTCGGGGCCGGGCAGGGCTGCAGTCCCGCTGCGCCCCGGGCCGCCGCGAGCGCGGCCGGGTCGGCGCTGGCCGGATCGGACTCCGGCCGGGCCGCGGCCGGCGGTGCGGCGCCGCCCGGCGGCTCGGGGGACGACGGCCACAGGGCCCACACCGCGAGCCCGACCAGCACCACCACGGCGACCGTCGAGACGATCTCCGAACGGGTGGCGCCGGTCCGGCTCACCGGCCGTCCCCGCTGATGCCGGCCAGCTCCAGCAGGTGGTCCCGCTCCGGACCCTTGACCAGCGCGGCGGCCTCACCCGGATCGGTCGGCCCCAGCCCGTACGACGGGCAGTCGACGGCCAGCGAGCAGGCCCCGCACGCCGGCTTGCGCGAGTGGCACACCCGGCGGCCGTGGAAGATCACGTAGTGCGAGACGATCGTCCAGTCCCGGCGGGGGACGAGCTCGCCGACCGCGTGCTCGACCTTCACCGGGTCCTCGTCGGTCGTCCAGCCCCAGCGCCGGACCAGGCGTCCGAAGTGGGTGTCGACGGTGATCCCCGGGATGCCGAACGCGTTGCCGAGGATGACGTTGGCGGTCTTGCGGCCGATGCCCGGCAGCCTGACCAGGTCGGCCAGCGACGCGGGCAGCTCCCCGCCGTGCCGCTCGACGACCGCGGCGCCCAGCCCGATCAGCGAGGTCGCCTTGTTGCGGTAGAAGCCGGTGGGGCGGATCAGCTCCTCGAGCTCGGTCCGGTCGGCCGCGGCGTAGTCGGCCGCCGTGGGGTAGCGGGCGAACAGGGCCGGTGTGACCTGGTTGACCCGCTCGTCGGTGCACTGCGCCGACAGGATCGTGGCCACCGCCAGGTCGATCGGCGTGGTGAAGTCGAGCTCGCAGTGCGCGTGGGGGTAGGCCGCGGCGAGGGCGCGGAGGATCCGGTTCACCCTGCGCGCTCGCCCGATCGGGTTCTCCCCGGCTGCGACACGCGCGGCGAGACCGGCCGCGGCGCGTCGCGTGGGCCGCCGGACGGAGGTGCTCACATCACCGAGCGTACGGGGAACCCCTGACGGTTCCGCACGGTGTCGCACGGCGGCCGCACGACCCCGTTGCCGCCGCTCGCCGAGCGTGCACGACGCCGAACGGTCCATCCCCGCCGGTCGGTGTCCGGCGGGCGGTTCACGAGGTCACGAACGCGTCACGAACCCGGCGGGTCGGCCACCCCCGGCGCGGCGTGCCTCGAACCCGTGAGGGAGGATCAGGGGTGCCATGACTGCCTGGTTGAGCGTTCTCGTCCCGCTGCTCGTGATGTTCTTCGCGCTCGGTATGGAGCGTGTCGAGTCCCGCCTGCGGGAGTCCACCGTGCGGCAGGACGAGCTGGACGAGATGCTGGAGCAGCCTCGCCCGGACGAGGTGCGCGCCCTGTTCCGGTCCGGCACCAGCCGGGCGCTGGAGCTCTTCCGGCTGCGCAACCGCCGTCGGCGGAGCGCTCGGCGCAGCCAGGTTCCGTCGGCGTGACCGGGATCTGACAAGATCGTAACGGGGGCTGTGGCGCGCCCCTCGGCCGAAACAGGCCCGATCGGACGAGTCCCCGATCGGCCCGTGGTGCGCACGTGTGTGGCGAAGGCCTCTACACTGACGCGCCGACGACCCGCCGTGACGCTCGCGGCCGGTGAACGAGGAGTTGCAGTGGACGAGGTTCTGATCCGGGCCGGGATCTTCCAGGGCGTGGAGCCCCAGGCAGCCGAGGCGCTGGCCGAGGCGCTGGAAGCCGCCGATTTCTCCCGTGGGCAGGTCATCTTCTCCGAGGGCGAACCGGGTGACCGCCTCTACATCGTCGCCGGTGGCAAGGTGAAGCTCGGCCGCAAGTCGCCGGACGGGCGGGAGAACCTGCTGATGGTGGCCGGTCCGTCCGACATGTTCGGTGAGCTGTCCATCTTCGACCCGGGCCCGCGCACGTCGTCGGCCACCGCGGTCACCGAGGTGCGGTGCTACACGATGGACCGTGCCGCGCTGCGGGAGTGGATCGGCAAGCGCCCGGAGATCGCCGAGCAGCTGCTGCGGGTGCTGGCGCGTCGCCTGCGCCGCACCAACAACATGCTGGCGGACCTGATCTTCACCGACGTCCCGGGGCGCGTCGCGAAGTCGCTGCTGCAGCTCGCCCGCCAGTTCGGCTCCCAGGAGTCCGGCCTGCTGCGGGTGACCCACGACCTCACCCAGGAGGAGATCGCCCAGCTGGTCGGTGCCTCCCGGGAGACCGTCAACAAGGCGCTCGCCGACTTCGCGCACCGCGGCTGGCTGCGGCTCGAGGGCAAGAGCGTGCTGATCCTGGAGCCGGAGCGCCTGGCCCGCCGGGCCCGCTGAGCCCGGTCCCGCCCCGGGGAAACCGGCTGGTACGCCCGTACCAGTTCGTGTGATCCTGGGTGGCGTGGCCGCTTCCCTCACCGACTACCGGGCCGTCCTCGGTGCGCCGGGGGCCGTCGCGCCGGTCTGCGCGTCCGCGATCGGGCGGTTCCCGCTCGCGATGCACAGCCTCGCCACGTTGCTGTACGTGCGCGAGACAGGTGGTTCCTACACGGTCGCCGGCGCCGTGTCGGCGGCCCTGCTCGTCGGGACGGCGGTCGGCACGGTCGTCCAGGGCCGGCTGCTCGACCGGCTCGGTCCGACCCGCCCGATGCTGGTGCTGGTCGCGGTCTATCTGGCTGCGGTCACCGGCCTGGTCGCCTGCATCGAGGGCCGCGCCGCACTCGGCGCCACCCTCGCCGTGGGTCTGCTGGCCGGGCTCGCCACCCCCGCGCTCGAAGGTTCGTCGCGGGCGCTCTGGTCGGACCTGACGCCGCCGGGGCCGCGCCGCGAGGCCGCCTACACCTACGAGGCGATCAGCCTCGAGACGTTCTTCGTCCTCGGCCCCGCACTGGCCGCGCTCCTGGTCGTGGCGACGCCGTGGCCGGGGACCGCACTCGTCGTCGCGGCGTCCGCCGAGCTGGTCGGGACCACCTGGTTCGCGCTGACCGCGGCGGTCCGGCGGCGCTCGTCCCGGATCCGCGCGGCGCGGGCGGCCGGATCGCTGGCCCGCGAGGCCGGCCTGCTGGGCGTGTTCCGGCGGCCGGGCCTGCGGACGGTCGCGGTGGCGTCGCTCGGGTTCGGCCTGGTCATCGGCAGCGCGGAGGTCGGCGTGCTCGCGGCCGCCCGGTTCGCCGGAGCGCCCGCGGCCGGCGGGATCCTGCTGTCCGCGTGGTCCGTGGTGTCGGTGCTGGCCGG
It contains:
- a CDS encoding MFS transporter; its protein translation is MSTTPDVTRSRRRWVVLGVGVLAQTAACSFVYGMPFLVPLLRDTGGLSLAGAGAYVGAPTAGLLLTLIAWGAVADRTGERRVIAAGLAVCAAAVGAAALLPGPATPVLLVLGGAGAASVFAANGRMVMGWFGAHERGTAMGIRQTAQPLGVALAGLTLPSLGAAVGPWSALLLPAGLCLASVLLVLVLAPDPPRTARPAGAAPSPYRTPTLWRVHAASALLVVPQFAIAAFGTEYLVREQGWGVTAAGAFVAAGQVAGAFGRIGSGWWSDRVGSRLRPMRQIAVAAAVVLLLFALGDAVAGWLAVTMLAVGAVVTVADNGLAFTSTAELAGRAWSGRALGIQNTGQNAFASAVPVVLGALVGVTGYGAGFALAALAPLVAVAVTPVRDEPARP
- a CDS encoding MarP family serine protease; the encoded protein is MSWVDVLVVILALLAAASGWRHGVAVALLSFLGVLTGAVLGLRLAPLLAAQVESQQAKVLLGIGAVVLLVALGEATGVYLGRFIRDRIRREGTLRVDSTLGAGVQAVAVVVAAWLIALPLASTSFATLTSGLRDSRVLAAVDGVMPDAARQLPAELRQILDDSGFPDVVSPFSRTPVAAVGPPDSALARSPVVTEVRDRVLKVRGRATSCRRALEGTGFVVAPQRVMTNAHVVAGTSSTTVEVTTASGRTRQLDAEVIHYDPQVDVAVLDVPALEEEPLQFTPDPARVGDDVIIVGYPLDGPYTVTPGKIRERIRLRGPDIYEQGSVVRDVYTVRAVVRSGNSGGPMITPDGRVVGVVFGAALDDSETGFVLTAEQVSEALNVAAGTASDPVDTGECAA
- a CDS encoding CoA pyrophosphatase yields the protein MTAVPEPDPRAAPDSLKPLVEGALGLDPAWFGARMDPAGQAPGAHRAAVLMLFADSAHGPDVLLTERASTLRSHAGQVAFPGGRVDPTDTGPVHAALREAEEETGLDPGGVVPLVVLPDLFIPPTGYLVTPVLAHWADPAPVRAIDPAEVARVIRVPVTDLADPANRISVRGPRGYTGPAFRASGLLIWGFTAGLLSALLHRSGWERPWDATRIEDLDEAWAAARAHHRDRDELRGERVTDPVDVSDEVGR
- a CDS encoding TlpA disulfide reductase family protein, which translates into the protein MSRTGATRSEIVSTVAVVVLVGLAVWALWPSSPEPPGGAAPPAAARPESDPASADPAALAAARGAAGLQPCPAPSGALPAGPLAGITVPCLGADGTVDVGAALAGRPALVNFWASWCVPCREELPALAEYARRPGSVPVVTVDVQDDPVAALRLAAELGVTLPALADPRGELRGALGTPPVLPYSYVVRADGTPAAVAPPIPFRSADDVAAAVEKLR
- the nth gene encoding endonuclease III; this translates as MSTSVRRPTRRAAAGLAARVAAGENPIGRARRVNRILRALAAAYPHAHCELDFTTPIDLAVATILSAQCTDERVNQVTPALFARYPTAADYAAADRTELEELIRPTGFYRNKATSLIGLGAAVVERHGGELPASLADLVRLPGIGRKTANVILGNAFGIPGITVDTHFGRLVRRWGWTTDEDPVKVEHAVGELVPRRDWTIVSHYVIFHGRRVCHSRKPACGACSLAVDCPSYGLGPTDPGEAAALVKGPERDHLLELAGISGDGR
- a CDS encoding Crp/Fnr family transcriptional regulator, which encodes MDEVLIRAGIFQGVEPQAAEALAEALEAADFSRGQVIFSEGEPGDRLYIVAGGKVKLGRKSPDGRENLLMVAGPSDMFGELSIFDPGPRTSSATAVTEVRCYTMDRAALREWIGKRPEIAEQLLRVLARRLRRTNNMLADLIFTDVPGRVAKSLLQLARQFGSQESGLLRVTHDLTQEEIAQLVGASRETVNKALADFAHRGWLRLEGKSVLILEPERLARRAR
- a CDS encoding MFS transporter; the protein is MAASLTDYRAVLGAPGAVAPVCASAIGRFPLAMHSLATLLYVRETGGSYTVAGAVSAALLVGTAVGTVVQGRLLDRLGPTRPMLVLVAVYLAAVTGLVACIEGRAALGATLAVGLLAGLATPALEGSSRALWSDLTPPGPRREAAYTYEAISLETFFVLGPALAALLVVATPWPGTALVVAASAELVGTTWFALTAAVRRRSSRIRAARAAGSLAREAGLLGVFRRPGLRTVAVASLGFGLVIGSAEVGVLAAARFAGAPAAGGILLSAWSVVSVLAGVLYGMRPWPRPLHLRLPVLLGGFALLVTVMGLLSPLGSLVALGGIMMVAGALITPQVTAHSLGVERTAPADSATEAFNWMVMAAVLGVSAGQAASGAMIDVAGPAGYAAGGVLGLLAAGLLWLRRGTVAAADASREPAGSLA